The Sebastes fasciatus isolate fSebFas1 chromosome 22, fSebFas1.pri, whole genome shotgun sequence genome includes the window ATTGAATGAATGACTGACTTAGTGCGTGGTATGGTTTAATCTTCAACTATACTGGGtcttacatttcccataatgtaaCTCCATAATGGGGATGTCGCCtgataattaataaatgtcaAGGGGGGGGCGACTGTGGTGATCAATCAAATGTCTACAGAGTGACACGGCCCTGCAGTTGGTTGTCACTGGTGGTAGTGCATTAGTCAGACTGGAACATTGTGGATTATGTTCCACTGACATGCTCTAAATGTTCTTTATTGTTCTAGATaggtcgctccaccatggcatctcactgactctctctctctctgtctgtatgtctgttgctatagaaactgagaggaagaaagggactGATTCATCAGAgagttcacactggagagagacggtacagctgtgatgaatgtggagcagctttcactcaaTCAGGTCACCTGATAAcccatcaacgcattcacactggagagaaaccctacagctgtgatgaatgtggggcAGCTTTCAATAGATCAGATAACCTGAAAAcccatcaacgcattcacactggagagaaaccctacagctgtgatgaatgtggggcAGCTTTCAATAGATCAGGTCACCTGAAAAcccatcaacgcattcacactggagagaaaccctacagctgtgatgaatgtggggcAGCTTTCAATGAATCAGGTAActtgaaaatacatcaacgcattcacactggagagaaaccctacagctgtgaacaatgtggagcagctttcactacatcagTTAAACTAAAAGTACATCAAcgtattcacactggagagaatccctacagctgtgatgaatgtggagcagctttcactacatcaggtTCCCTGAAAaaacatcaacgcattcacactggagagaaaccctacagctgtaatgaatgtggagcagctttcactcaatcaggtcacctgaaaatacatcaacgcattcacactggagagaaaccctacagctgtgatgaatgtggagcagctttcattCAATCAGGttacctgaaaatacatcaacgcattcacactggagagaaaccctacagctgtgatgaatgtggggcAGCGTTCAATGAATCAGGTAActtgaaaatacatcaacgcattcacactggagagaaaccctacagctgtgaacAATGTGGAGCAGCGTTCACTACATCAGTTAAActaaaaatacatcaacgcattcacactggagagaaaccataCAGCTGTGATgtatgtggagcagctttcattACATCAGGTgccctgaaaatacatcaacgcattcacactggagagaaaccctacagctgtgatgaatgtggcgCAGCTTTCATTACATCAGCTAAActaaaaatacatcaacgcattcacactggagaaaaAACGTACAGCTGTGATgtatgtggagcagctttcacaacatcaggtcacctgaaatcccatcaacgcattcacactggagaaaaAACGTACAGCTGTGATgtatgtggagcagctttcacaacatcaggtcacctgaaatcccaccaacgcattcacactggagagaagccATACTGGTGTGACCATTGTGGTAAAACTTTTGCTCATGGTAGTCACTTTAAATCCCACCAACgaattcacactggagagaaaccgtactggtgtgaccaatgtgggaaAACTTTTTCTCAGTGTAGTAATCTCAAAGTCCACCAGCGTATTCACACTGCATTGTTGTGAACACGTTTCAGAGCCCAGCTAGCTGTTTTCTCTTGCCTCCTCCCCATGCCCTGATAGCTGTGTTGTTATATTCTGAGCTTCTCTCCACATTAAAGTCTTACCAACAGTGACTTTATGTTGTAAACAgcatgtattttattgtggcTACAACTACATACTGgcctttattcatttaatatatttttttcttaatcatCCATTAATCTGCTGAGTATTTTCTGGACAAATTTGTAAAGAACAGAAACTTTGACTGTATTCGACCCCCTGGGCCTGTGCACCGTAGACCCGTTCAATCATCCATCCATGATTCGACAACTGGACAAAGATCAAGGAGGACATTCCCATCCGACACCAGAGACCCTCTTTGAACAGAGACAGGGGTTACCATCTCCCCCCGAATACAACCACCTGTTATCATGTGACTGTGCTGGACTAGCGTCAAGTGATGACAACTGAGGAAGGTTAAGTGCTGAAGAAGGCCACGGGATATGGTCAAAAGCTCCTCAAAGAGAGTATGTGAGCCTTGAGTTTAGAATGATTTATTCCAGATGTGTTcccattattgtttttatctgcttcatacatattctctttttcttgttgttttgtaGTTCAACATTATATTTTCCTCTTTTGTGTAGTTTTCATtgaataatctttattttaaatttatattcactgtttttattttctatgacTGAATgtggtagggctgcacgattatggccaaaatggcTTTCAACTTCAAATATTGAGTGTTGTCAAAGCAAACTATCTGTGTTGGTTCTCATCAAAAGAAAAGATTTAATGTTcatgaatttaatttatatttaacttATATTCTCTAGAAGATTATAATTATCATTTCCATTTTGTTGTTTGACAATGACCTGGAGGTAATAAAAGACTTGTTTTTGGAATAAAGTCTGtttgaaatgtttaaatgtcatcagtccattatttattttgcatattaCAATAGCATTGTGTTGTTTAATTGAAAGGCacgttttaaaaacacacaattttgaATTCTTTATTAAAGTAGTAAAACATCTCAGTCTTATTTACATGTTATATCACTGCAAAACGTTCAGGTATCCACCAAAATAACTTGACAGCATGCACCATATTTGATGCCATAAAAGAATCATACAGCATCTTTCCCACACCTTTAACAATTCATCATTCATACAATTGTTACAGTTAGGCACACATTGTGTtgtagatcagtggttcccaacctttttccttaagggaccccttttctatcgttgagtaaactgacgacccctgactaagtgacatatatattcaatgcataacaataacgacacagaacaactgataaactgtacaattaacccaaatagtcaacgcaataactgcaggaaaacgagcgatttggatgaacTTTGATTATATGATTTGTTtctttcctgtgaatattgcatcagagatgagttttcctgttatttttagggacttttaatacaattcactGCATTGTGTATCCTTTTTTAACAATTCTTCATACTTagaagatttctttttttgacaaattcagtgttttcttctccctggcTATTGTTCTATTAGCGCTTAATATTAGTACTTTTtcaatgcaggacgaggctgttatcctgtgaaatttgttttaatttatagtttaaataataatccaaactttaaaaataacaatttaatttagttttctttacagaaatgaaagaaatgCTGAGATGTAGGGCCAACtgtacatttgttttaaaaagttgtctttcactctttaaaatcAAGAAGACCTCGTGACTCCCACATGAAGCTTTGGCGACGCCTAGTGGGGGTCGAGACCCCCATGTTGGGAACCAGTGTTGAAAATGTCTATACCTGCATTATATAAATTTGCCAAATTGTCAGTATTGGGTCGTAGTTGTGTTTCCTATCTACGGAATGATTCAGAAGTATCCTGTCCTTGTCGGTGTTTTCAGCAGCTAGCGAATGGAGAGCATCATCACAAACTctgaagaagaggagacagaagaTAATACACATTGCATAAAATGTCATACACGTTTTAGACCAACATTGTGAAACACACGCTTCTGGTCAACAAGTCAAACGTATAAATGTGCCTGAACTTCTTATTCTCACCTTCAAAGTCGATGCTTCCATCTGCGTTAATGTCCAGCTCCTTTAAGATCTCCTCCAGTTCTCCTTTCTTCAGCTTCTCCCCCAGCATCGACTTGATCGCCTCCTTCATCTCGTCCTGGGTGATCTTTCCGTCTCCATCCAGGtcaaactttaaaaacagagaaagtgaTGAAGAGCGGGTCGACGACTGTAAGAAAAGGTAGTTTTACTCTGGAAATTTCAGTGGAAATACAACCTGACTAAAGTTCATATCAGCTCATTTTAATAAATCTTATCTTTCCTTTTGCTGTAATTTTGCAACTATGTGGATTGTTTTATTTCAGGTCACTGACCTGTACAAAGGCCGACTGCAGCTCTTTGAGTCCCAGCATGTGAGCGGTCTCTCCCATCATCCTGGGTCCCATCAGTTCGACGAAGTCCTCAAAATCCATTAACCCGCCCACTGTGGAGAGAAGAGGTGAATATATTAGAGCCACTGTGTGCTTGTATTCTATATAGTTTTATTTAAAGGGTTTCTTATCAGCTCACTTCTCATCTTGATCTGTTGAACTAtctccagcagctccatttCCGTGGGCATGTATCCCATGGTCCTCATGCATTCAGCCACATCCTTGTAGTTCAGGTATCCATCTTGATCGTAGTCAAACTCTTTGAAGGCCTCTTGCAACTCTGTGAGAAAGGTCAGGGGTCACAAAGGCTTAGGCTTTCTTATATTACTTAAGATGGAACTTGTaattattactataatctacTGTAATGTGGACACTGAGATGTGACACTTACCGTCCAACTCAGCCTGAGCTAATTCTCTCTCCTGCAAAAACAGTAATAAAACACATGTTGTAATTCATAAACATGCATGTCAAGATGATGCGTGTTAATGTCAGAAGTGGACATTATACAATTCAGACAATTCTCATGTTTATAAATCAGTTTCCATATATCTATATGTACAATGGAAAAGGTAAATATTTTCACATTGAATCAACCAAGTGTTTGGCAGCGCGCCTTATTTGGATAACCCTAATGAAGTGTGGCAGTAAGCCTCAACTAACGAGCTGCTAATACTGCAGACGCACCAGGCTTAGTGACAGCTGCTCGAGAAAGATCAGGAACAGTAAGGAACTATAAGCACACTACCTGACGTCCACCTCACTTCTGACTCTGATGTTTTGACATACGGCGTCTTTAACTGGTAATGAGCATCCACTGTATTGTGGTGATCTATGCCTTTAGATTTTAGTCatataaattataattttttaagtAATTCCCAAGTCCATTGTTAAAAGATCAATGCGCCTTAAATTGTTGCTTAAACAAAATTAggttaaacacacattttattgaAAATAAGTGTGTTTAAATATGGCAGGAATGAAAAAGATTAGTGTTGAAAGTAAAAAGCTATGACTTAACCTGTTTAAAAGTGTCTTGCAGtataggtcaaaggtcacagggCCACCACAGCAGTGGTCGGGTACCATAACAGCCTAGAAGAAGATGGGCACATCCAGTTAAACTATACAgatttaaatcacaatatataggTGTCAGCTACTTACCGCCCCAAAAACACTGTTGAGCACAGAGTTGTAGACTTTGGTCATGCTCTCAGGGGTTTTCTTCGTCTTCTTTGATGATTTCTTGGGTGTTTCGGAGACTGAACCCGATGGAGAAGCATTGCTACTACAAGGAAAAAATCAAACAATGAATAGCAAAAGGGTAAATGCATACGTTTACAACTAAGATTTGAAGACACCTTGATTATAAAGTGAAAACCACTCAATACATATCAGCAGAGTTGGCATTGCTACAGACCAAAAAAGACCCACTTAACATGTTATTTCCTTGGTTATATATTTTATGGTAGGTCAACTAAATGTTGCATTGGGGCGATGCGAAAGACGGCTGCATCTCCAAAACAAATTGGATTGTCTGTCACAGTCATATACTGCACGTGTGCTGTGAGAACCGTACATCTACACTTACCAATCTGTTGCGGATGATTCGACAGAAGTTGTAGAGACCTTCCTGTCTCCTGCCGTAGACATGCTGTGGATAAACAGAGGCATAGTCGTACACTGTGTATCCAATGACAACATTcactcccccccaaaaaaatctgcatgtgtcagttactgtatatatattttcagaaatgttttatGCGATACAAAAGGAAAGGTTGCAAGAGGATCAAAATCATGTTTACCAAAAGACTTTAATGTAAAATGAATCTCTTTGGTTTCACTGACAATCTTTGATCTCCAACATCTTAAATATAATTCCAGTTACTTCTCTGCAATTTGCTTACCTTTATTCTCTTTCCTACAAggtgagaaaagaaaacaacaagaaGTCGAGCCCCTCTCGTCCTCCTTGAGTTTAGCTCCTCTTGTGTTGTGGATGGCTGCACACTGTCCCGTCCGTTCTGTTTTTCCTTCTCCTCTTGACCTCGTTCAATCGCAGCAGCTTAACAGGTAATTACCTGGCTAAACGTGCAGCCAACGATTAGACAGCAaaacatgcagcagcagcagcgtggctgATGTGTCCTTCCGGAGGTCAGTTTGCTCCTAAACCCCAgctttaaatgtctttattcgGAGGATTTTTGCAGTTGCAATGAACCTCCAATTTTGTTATAGGGTGTTAACATTCGCCCTTTAGCCTTGCAGAGTTGCTCAGTGTTTCTGGCTGGTGACATCATTATTCAGATTGTGTTGGGATAATTATTGTGAGGACTACAGAACTCATAAGGGAACAATGgcagactgtatataa containing:
- the LOC141760217 gene encoding uncharacterized protein LOC141760217 isoform X1, coding for MKTAMINGAPILRVTMATETRTRSPFQKAALTNSEMEKFSVPEQLIPVCLIKCEDENSHHQWSSDTTIHHGNSESRTTESISQSGETCWNSETRTRSPFQEAALTNSEMEKCSVPDQLIPVCSIKCEDENSHDQGSTDTTIHHGNRDQDQEHFKIKKEEDQQNLDQWSNMVPRTPAAGSSYDQVLKECYIPLTRVRISSAMLAAMDTVGHSAAVPKGQKKLRGRKGLIHQRVHTGERRYSCDECGAAFTQSGHLITHQRIHTGEKPYSCDECGAAFNRSDNLKTHQRIHTGEKPYSCDECGAAFNRSGHLKTHQRIHTGEKPYSCDECGAAFNESGNLKIHQRIHTGEKPYSCEQCGAAFTTSVKLKVHQRIHTGENPYSCDECGAAFTTSGSLKKHQRIHTGEKPYSCNECGAAFTQSGHLKIHQRIHTGEKPYSCDECGAAFIQSGYLKIHQRIHTGEKPYSCDECGAAFNESGNLKIHQRIHTGEKPYSCEQCGAAFTTSVKLKIHQRIHTGEKPYSCDVCGAAFITSGALKIHQRIHTGEKPYSCDECGAAFITSAKLKIHQRIHTGEKTYSCDVCGAAFTTSGHLKSHQRIHTGEKTYSCDVCGAAFTTSGHLKSHQRIHTGEKPYWCDHCGKTFAHGSHFKSHQRIHTGEKPYWCDQCGKTFSQCSNLKVHQRIHTALL
- the LOC141760217 gene encoding uncharacterized protein LOC141760217 isoform X3; the protein is MEKFSVPEQLIPVCLIKCEDENSHHQWSSDTTIHHGNSESRTTESISQSGETCWNSETRTRSPFQEAALTNSEMEKCSVPDQLIPVCSIKCEDENSHDQGSTDTTIHHGNRDQDQEHFKIKKEEDQQNLDQWSNMVPRTPAAGSSYDQVLKECYIPLTRVRISSAMLAAMDTVGHSAAVPKGQKKLRGRKGLIHQRVHTGERRYSCDECGAAFTQSGHLITHQRIHTGEKPYSCDECGAAFNRSDNLKTHQRIHTGEKPYSCDECGAAFNRSGHLKTHQRIHTGEKPYSCDECGAAFNESGNLKIHQRIHTGEKPYSCEQCGAAFTTSVKLKVHQRIHTGENPYSCDECGAAFTTSGSLKKHQRIHTGEKPYSCNECGAAFTQSGHLKIHQRIHTGEKPYSCDECGAAFIQSGYLKIHQRIHTGEKPYSCDECGAAFNESGNLKIHQRIHTGEKPYSCEQCGAAFTTSVKLKIHQRIHTGEKPYSCDVCGAAFITSGALKIHQRIHTGEKPYSCDECGAAFITSAKLKIHQRIHTGEKTYSCDVCGAAFTTSGHLKSHQRIHTGEKTYSCDVCGAAFTTSGHLKSHQRIHTGEKPYWCDHCGKTFAHGSHFKSHQRIHTGEKPYWCDQCGKTFSQCSNLKVHQRIHTALL
- the LOC141760733 gene encoding calcium-binding protein 2-like; translated protein: MSTAGDRKVSTTSVESSATDCSNASPSGSVSETPKKSSKKTKKTPESMTKVYNSVLNSVFGAERELAQAELDELQEAFKEFDYDQDGYLNYKDVAECMRTMGYMPTEMELLEIVQQIKMRMGGLMDFEDFVELMGPRMMGETAHMLGLKELQSAFVQFDLDGDGKITQDEMKEAIKSMLGEKLKKGELEEILKELDINADGSIDFEEFVMMLSIR
- the LOC141760217 gene encoding uncharacterized protein LOC141760217 isoform X4, coding for MKTAMINGAPILRVTMATETRTRSPFQKAALTNSEMEKFSVPEQLIPVCLIKCEDENSHHQWSSDTTIHHGNRDQDQEHFKIKKEEDQQNLDQWSNMVPRTPAAGSSYDQVLKECYIPLTRVRISSAMLAAMDTVGHSAAVPKGQKKLRGRKGLIHQRVHTGERRYSCDECGAAFTQSGHLITHQRIHTGEKPYSCDECGAAFNRSDNLKTHQRIHTGEKPYSCDECGAAFNRSGHLKTHQRIHTGEKPYSCDECGAAFNESGNLKIHQRIHTGEKPYSCEQCGAAFTTSVKLKVHQRIHTGENPYSCDECGAAFTTSGSLKKHQRIHTGEKPYSCNECGAAFTQSGHLKIHQRIHTGEKPYSCDECGAAFIQSGYLKIHQRIHTGEKPYSCDECGAAFNESGNLKIHQRIHTGEKPYSCEQCGAAFTTSVKLKIHQRIHTGEKPYSCDVCGAAFITSGALKIHQRIHTGEKPYSCDECGAAFITSAKLKIHQRIHTGEKTYSCDVCGAAFTTSGHLKSHQRIHTGEKTYSCDVCGAAFTTSGHLKSHQRIHTGEKPYWCDHCGKTFAHGSHFKSHQRIHTGEKPYWCDQCGKTFSQCSNLKVHQRIHTALL
- the LOC141760217 gene encoding uncharacterized protein LOC141760217 isoform X5 produces the protein MEKCSVPEQLITVCSIKCEDENSHDQWSTDTTSHHGNRDQEQEHYKSETEEDQQIPDQQIPDQLSNMVPRSPAAGSSYDQVLKECYIPLTRVRISSAMLAAMDTVGHSAAVPKGQKKLRGRKGLIHQRVHTGERRYSCDECGAAFTQSGHLITHQRIHTGEKPYSCDECGAAFNRSDNLKTHQRIHTGEKPYSCDECGAAFNRSGHLKTHQRIHTGEKPYSCDECGAAFNESGNLKIHQRIHTGEKPYSCEQCGAAFTTSVKLKVHQRIHTGENPYSCDECGAAFTTSGSLKKHQRIHTGEKPYSCNECGAAFTQSGHLKIHQRIHTGEKPYSCDECGAAFIQSGYLKIHQRIHTGEKPYSCDECGAAFNESGNLKIHQRIHTGEKPYSCEQCGAAFTTSVKLKIHQRIHTGEKPYSCDVCGAAFITSGALKIHQRIHTGEKPYSCDECGAAFITSAKLKIHQRIHTGEKTYSCDVCGAAFTTSGHLKSHQRIHTGEKTYSCDVCGAAFTTSGHLKSHQRIHTGEKPYWCDHCGKTFAHGSHFKSHQRIHTGEKPYWCDQCGKTFSQCSNLKVHQRIHTALL
- the LOC141760217 gene encoding uncharacterized protein LOC141760217 isoform X6; amino-acid sequence: MEKCSVPDQLIPVCSIKCEDENSHDQGSTDTTIHHGNRDQDQEHFKIKKEEDQQNLDQWSNMVPRTPAAGSSYDQVLKECYIPLTRVRISSAMLAAMDTVGHSAAVPKGQKKLRGRKGLIHQRVHTGERRYSCDECGAAFTQSGHLITHQRIHTGEKPYSCDECGAAFNRSDNLKTHQRIHTGEKPYSCDECGAAFNRSGHLKTHQRIHTGEKPYSCDECGAAFNESGNLKIHQRIHTGEKPYSCEQCGAAFTTSVKLKVHQRIHTGENPYSCDECGAAFTTSGSLKKHQRIHTGEKPYSCNECGAAFTQSGHLKIHQRIHTGEKPYSCDECGAAFIQSGYLKIHQRIHTGEKPYSCDECGAAFNESGNLKIHQRIHTGEKPYSCEQCGAAFTTSVKLKIHQRIHTGEKPYSCDVCGAAFITSGALKIHQRIHTGEKPYSCDECGAAFITSAKLKIHQRIHTGEKTYSCDVCGAAFTTSGHLKSHQRIHTGEKTYSCDVCGAAFTTSGHLKSHQRIHTGEKPYWCDHCGKTFAHGSHFKSHQRIHTGEKPYWCDQCGKTFSQCSNLKVHQRIHTALL
- the LOC141760217 gene encoding uncharacterized protein LOC141760217 isoform X2; translated protein: MEKCSVPEQLITVCSIKCEDENSHDQWSTDTTSHHGNSESRTTESISQSGETCWNSETRTRSPFQEAALTNSEMEKCSVPDQLIPVCSIKCEDENSHDQGSTDTTIHHGNRDQDQEHFKIKKEEDQQNLDQWSNMVPRTPAAGSSYDQVLKECYIPLTRVRISSAMLAAMDTVGHSAAVPKGQKKLRGRKGLIHQRVHTGERRYSCDECGAAFTQSGHLITHQRIHTGEKPYSCDECGAAFNRSDNLKTHQRIHTGEKPYSCDECGAAFNRSGHLKTHQRIHTGEKPYSCDECGAAFNESGNLKIHQRIHTGEKPYSCEQCGAAFTTSVKLKVHQRIHTGENPYSCDECGAAFTTSGSLKKHQRIHTGEKPYSCNECGAAFTQSGHLKIHQRIHTGEKPYSCDECGAAFIQSGYLKIHQRIHTGEKPYSCDECGAAFNESGNLKIHQRIHTGEKPYSCEQCGAAFTTSVKLKIHQRIHTGEKPYSCDVCGAAFITSGALKIHQRIHTGEKPYSCDECGAAFITSAKLKIHQRIHTGEKTYSCDVCGAAFTTSGHLKSHQRIHTGEKTYSCDVCGAAFTTSGHLKSHQRIHTGEKPYWCDHCGKTFAHGSHFKSHQRIHTGEKPYWCDQCGKTFSQCSNLKVHQRIHTALL